CATCGCGGAGCGGCGATCGATCTACAACCAGGTGACCGAGCTGACCACCCGCATCAAGCAGGGATCGCGCTGATCCGGGAGTCGGTTCCGCCGGTCACGGCCGGCGATGTTATCCACAACTTTCCACGTCCCTGTGAATAGATGGGGAGAAGTGGCGCGAATCTGTGGAGGAGATCGCCGCTCCTGTGGAAACAGGCGAATGACAGGAATTCCGCGTCATTCCGCCGCTCCCCAGTAGTCCACGGTCTGCCAACAACTCACAGAGGTGTAGTTCTCTACGAAACACTGGCCTTGTGAGAGTTATCCACAGTTTCCACAGCTGTTAACACTGTTAACATCCCAATTCTTGTTAACGGGCACTCGATCACGCGGACCGCTCGGCGTTCTCAGCTGCACCCCGCTGTCACACGAAGCCCGCGGATGCCAGTGGGCTCCGAGTATGCAAAGATTGTGAACCGATGAGATTCACGCACACTCGTGCGCGTGGGAGGGAAGCCAGATGCGATTCACCGTCAACCGCGACGTGTTCAGCGACGCCGTGTCGTTCGCAGTGAAGCTGCTTCCGCAGCGCCCCACCCAACCTCTTCTGAGCGGGGCTCTCATCGAGGCCGAGGGCGACCAGCTCACCGTCTCATCCTTCGACTACGAGGTGTCGGCTCGCACGAGTGTCACCGCCGAGGTGTCGGAGGCGGGCCGCGCGCTCGTCTCGGGCCGCCTGCTCAGCGAGATCGCTCAGCGCCTTCCTCACGCCGACGTAGAACTCTCCCTCGTCGAGAATCGTGTCGAGGTGCGCTGCGGATCGGCGTCGTTCCGCCTTCCCGCAATGCCCGTGGAGGAGTACCCGCAGGTTCCGCAGGTCGACTCCGTCTCCGGATCGGTGCCGGCGGATCTCTTCGCGGACGCGATCGCTCAGGTGTCGCTCGCCGCGTCGAAGGACGACGTCACCCCGGTCATCACGGGTGTGCAGTTCGAGGTGAGTGAGAACTCCCTGACGCTCACCGCCACCGATCGCTATCGCGTCGCCACGCGCAGCATCGACTGGGAGAACCAGAGCGGGCAGAGCGATCTCAGCGCCCTGGTGCCGTCGAAGATCGTCACCGAAGTCGGCAAGACTTTCTCCGGCGATGGTCAGGTGCAGGTGTCGATCATCAAAGAC
The genomic region above belongs to Leucobacter muris and contains:
- the dnaN gene encoding DNA polymerase III subunit beta, with the translated sequence MRFTVNRDVFSDAVSFAVKLLPQRPTQPLLSGALIEAEGDQLTVSSFDYEVSARTSVTAEVSEAGRALVSGRLLSEIAQRLPHADVELSLVENRVEVRCGSASFRLPAMPVEEYPQVPQVDSVSGSVPADLFADAIAQVSLAASKDDVTPVITGVQFEVSENSLTLTATDRYRVATRSIDWENQSGQSDLSALVPSKIVTEVGKTFSGDGQVQVSIIKDDERELIAFTGGSKTVTSLLIKGNYPPVGRLFPTSVDNYSVINTSELVEAVGRVGLVLEREAALRFSFAEGTVTLEAAGTESAQAVETVDAHLVGEEMVVSLKPQFLLDGLRSTHSEFARIAFTRTDNPGKPGPVLITSQRSKDDADEESFRYLLQPNLLLR